The following coding sequences are from one Pelmatolapia mariae isolate MD_Pm_ZW linkage group LG4, Pm_UMD_F_2, whole genome shotgun sequence window:
- the LOC134625324 gene encoding adenylosuccinate lyase-like, which yields MAGAEEMNKYRSPLVSRYASKEMSYNFSDKKKFTTWRKLWIYLAIAEKALGLPITDAQIAEMESHAEDIDFAMAAEEERKLRHDVMAHVHTFAHCCPTAAPIIHLGATSCYVGDNTDLIALHDGFNILLPKLARVIDRLANFAEEYADLPTLGFTHFQPAQLTTVGKRACLWLQDLVMDVRNLERTRDDLRFRGVKGTTGTQASFLQLFQGDHDKVEELDKMVTEMAGFKKAYLVTGQTYSRKVDIDCLSTLASLGASVHKICTDIRLLANLKEIEEPFEKEQIGSSAMPYKRNPMRAERCCSLARHLIALMADPLQTASVQWLERTLDDSANRRISLPESFLTADIILSTLQNITEGLVVYPKVIERHIRHELPFMATENIIMAIVKAGGNRQECHEKIRVLSQEAAAVVKQEGGDNDLLARIQRDPYFAPILGQLDALLDPKTFIGRAPQQVKTFLAEEVRPLLEPYKANMDVKVELVL from the exons ATGGCCGGAGCAGAAGAGATGAATAAGTATCgctcacctctggtgtccagaTACGCCAGCAAAGAAATGAGCTACAACTTCAGCGACAAAAAGAAGTTCACCACCTGGAGGAAGCTGTGGATTTATCTCGCCATAGCTGAGAAG GCTCTGGGTCTGCCCATCACTGATGCTCAGATTGCAGAGATGGAGAGCCATGCAGAGGACATTGACTTTGCCATGGCGGCTGAAGAAGAGCGAAAGCTGAGGCACGATGTCATGGCGCACGTCCACACCTTTGCACACTGCTGCCCAACAGCTGCTCCCATCATCCACCTCGGAGCTACGTCATGCTATGTGGGAGACAATACT gATCTCATTGCATTGCATGATGGCTTCAACATCCTCTTGCCTAAG ctgGCCAGAGTCATCGACCGGCTGGCAAACTTTGCAGAGGAATACGCTGATCTCCCCACGCTCGGCTTTACACACTTCCA GCCTGCCCAGTTGACCACAGTGGGGAAGCGAGCGTGTCTGTGGCTGCAGGATTTGGTGATGGATGTGAGGAACCTGGAGCGAACCCGCGATGATCTTCGTTTCCGTGGAGTCAAGGGGACCACAGGCACCCAGGCCAGCTTCTTGCAGCTCTTTCAAGGGGACCATGACAAG GTGGAAGAGCTTGACAAGATGGTGACAGAGATGGCTGGCTTTAAGAA AGCCTACCTGGTGACTGGGCAGACGTACAGTCGTAAAGTGGACATAGACTGCCTGTCCACGCTCGCTAGTTTGGGAGCTTCTGTGCACAAG ATCTGCACAGACATCCGCCTGCTGGCCAACCTAAAAGAGATTGAGGAACCTTTTGAGAAGGAGCAGATTG GTTCCAGTGCTATGCCCTACAAGAGGAACCCCATGCGTGCAGAACGCTGCTGTAGCTTGGCCCGACATCTGATAGCGTTGATGGCCGACCCCCTGCAGACTGCCTCAGTTCAGTGGCTGGAGAGGACTCTGGATGACAGCGCCAACAG GAGGATCTCCCTGCCCGAGTCCTTCCTGACAGCAGACATCATCCTCAGCACACTGCAGAACATCACAGAGGGTCTTGTGGTCTACCCCAAAGTCATTGAGAGACACATCCGCCACGAGCTGCCCTTCATGGCCACAGAGAACATTATTATGGCGATAGTGAAGGCAGGAGGCAACAGACAG GAGTGCCACGAGAAGATCCGTGTTCTCTCCCAAGAGGCAGCAGCTGTGGTTAAACAGGAAGGTGGAGACAATGACCTGCTGGCCAGAATCCAGCGAGACCCCTACTTTGCACCCATTCTAGGGCAGCTGGATGCTTTGCTGGACCCCAAGACCTTTATTGGGCGTGCTCCACAGCAG GTGAAAACGTTCCTGGCTGAAGAAGTACGCCCCCTACTGGAGCCGTATAAGGCCAATATGGATGTCAAGGTTGAGCTTGTGCTTTAA
- the tmem150b gene encoding modulator of macroautophagy TMEM150B: protein MQLWALLPVCLAFFGTAGIWTVFAIAVTNGSVNLTEGIPYISQCGTYNPQSCLFSQVCNICCFLALWVVAIRFQQVRDYGDHGKANIASIVLGFTSSISISVTGNFQQSVLMIIHTVGAVLAFFLGLAYFWVQLYLTYRAQPSQDRWWVGPVRATVCIICTITVIVMSILHITGFSSGAAACEWILVMSFFCLFGLFAAEFRHIDCHSLTVQKQMFTNDRSHASIEMNGYVINTIS, encoded by the exons ATGCAGCTGTGGGCATTGCTCCCCGTCTGCCTGGCTTTCTTTGGCACTGCGGGCATTTGGACTGT ATTTGCAATAGCTGTAACAAATGGATCAGTCAACCTAACAGAGGGAATCCCGTACATCAG CCAGTGTGGCACTTACAACCCGCAGAGCTGTCTCTTCTCCCAGGTCTGCAACATCTGCTGCTTTTTAG CCCTGTGGGTTGTGGCGATCCGTTTCCAGCAGGTCAGAGACTATGGTGATCATGGAAAAGCCAACATTGCCAGCATTGTTTTAGGATTCACCTCCTCCATATCGATCTCCGTCACTGGGAACTTCCAG CAATCAGTTTTAATGATTATTCACACTGTGGGAGCAGTCCTGGCTTTCTTCCTTGGCCTGGCCTACTTCTGGGTACAGCTGTATCTAACTTATCGGGCTCAACCATCGCAGGACCGATGGTGGGTGGGGCCTGTCAGGGCGACTGTCTGCATCATCTGTACCATCACGGTCATTGTTA TGTCCATTCTCCACATCACAGGCTTTTCCTCTGGAGCTGCTGCGTGTGAATGGATTCTGGTGATGTCGTTCTTCTGCCTCTTTGGCCTTTTTGCAGCCGAGTTCAGACACATCGACTGCCACAGCCTCACTGTACAGAAGCAAATGTTTACGAATGACCGCAGCCACGCATCAATAGAAATGAACGGTTATGTTATAAATACAATTAGCTAA